In Banduia mediterranea, the genomic stretch CGGTGAACGCGAGACACCGATCGGACTTTTTATCACGCCCTGGCGCGACTCCACGCCCGAGGCCGAGATCGACCGGCCGGCGAAACTGCTCGACGAAGCCATGCTGCCCGTCGATAAGGACGTGTTCTCTCGCTATATCGAATACAGCGCCGCGCTAGCCGAACACCGCAAGGTCAAGGCCGACAAGGCCGCAACGCCGTAGACACGACTGACGTACCCCAGAAACCCCCAGGCAACACAAACTCTCACGAGGAGCGCGGTATGGATTTTTTTGGAACGGTGCTGACCTTCTTCAAGACGGGCGGCGCTTTCATGTACCCCATCGCCATAATCATGGTGCTCGGCTTGGCGATTGCGATTGAACGCTGGCTATTCCTGCAGCGTTCACATGCCGAGAATCGCCGATTGTGGGCGAAGCTGCAGCCGCTGATGAGCCAGCGCGACTTCGCCGCAGCCGAAAAAGTCACCGCCGAATCGGATACGGCGATCGGCCATGTGCTGTCGTTCGGCCTCTCCCGTGCGCAGAACCGTGGCTCGCGGCAGGACGTCGAAAGTGCGATGGAAGAATCGCTGATGGAAGTCACGCCACTGCTCGAAAAGCGCACGCACTACCTCGCCACGTTCGCCAACATCGCGACGTTGCTGGGTCTGCTCGGCACGATCATCGGCTTGATCCAGGGGTTTACTGCGGTCTCCAACGTCAACCCTGCCGAAAAGGCGGACGCGCTGTCAGCGTCGATCTCGGTGGCCATGAACACCACGGCGTTCGGCCTGATGGTCGCCATTCCGCTGCTGTTCCTGCATACCTGGCTCACCACCAGGACCAACGAGTTGCTTGACAGTCTGGAGATGGCCACCGTCAAGTTCATCAACAGCCTGACGACAACGGGATGATCAAGCGCCTGCACCGCTCGCGGCGGACCGAGCCCGCCGAGCTGCAGATCACCGCCTTCATGAACCTCATGGTGGCGCTGGTGCCGTTTCTGTTGATCACGGCCGTTTTCTCGCAGCTCGCGGTTCTGGAACTGAACCTGCCCGATCCGAGTTCCGCAGCATCGGATGAAGAGCCCCCGCCGCGCTCGCTGACCGTGGTCATCCGCGGCGGCAACCTGACCGTGCTCGACGCCAGCGGCCCGATCAAGGCATTCCCGAAGACCGGTGGTGACTACGATCTGGACGCGCTCGCGGAATTGCTGCTGAGCATCAAGCAGCGCCTGCCCAGCGAGCAGAAGATCACGCTGTTGCTGGAACCCGATGTAGCCTACGACGCCTTGATCCAGGTCATGGACGCCGTTCGCGTCAAACCCGATGAGAGTGGCGAGATGTTTCCCTTGATTTCGATCGGTGACGCCCCGGCCGAAGCCGTGCCCGAGGGAGGTGCTTCATGAGCGCAGGCTTCGGCAGCAGTGCCAAAAGCCGGCGGCTGACACGGCGTACCAAGAAATCGCGGGCGCAGGCGACGCTGAACATCGTGTCACTGATGGACATCTTCACGATTCTGGTGTTCTTCCTGCTGGTCAACTCCGCGGCGGTAGAGACTCTCCCCAACCCCAAGGCGATGACCCTGCCGGAATCGATCGCCGAGGAGCGTGCCGAAGAAGTGCCCGTGCTGATGATCGCGCGTGACCGCATCGTCATCCAGTTCGGTAACAACGTACGCGATGTCATGAGTACCGAAGCGGCCACCAAGGCCACCACGTCCATTCTGGCGCCGCTGAAGTCCGCGATTTTCGAGGAAATTCGACTGGTTCCCATTGAGGGCGATCCGCAACGGCGCATGACGCGCGGAGAAATCAACGTCATGGCCGACAAGGACGCGCCCTATGCCCTGCTCAAGAAAGTGATGTCGACCTGTACCGACGCGCAGTTCGCCAGCATCTCCCTGGCGGTGATCCATCGGCCCTCCGACAAAGGGAAGACCGCACCGTGAGCGTCTACGCGTTGAACGACCTGTTCTGGGGCTATTCCGAGCAATCGGATCGCTCGTTCCGCCGCTGGGTGATGATCCTGGCTATCCCGTTTCTGGTCATCGGCCTGGTCGTACCGTTTCTCAAACTGGCTGGCCTCGAACGTGGCGGTGGACAGGCGGGAGAAGCCCGCTATGCCGAGCTGATCCAGGAAGAACCGGCACCGATCGCCGAACAGGTCGAGGAGCCCGCACCGACCGAGGAAGAGCAAGCCGAGGAACCTGCGCCTGAAGAGCCCGCGCCGACGCCAGAAACGCCGGTGGAACAGGAAGCGCCGCCGGAGGTGCAACAACCCACGGCCGCGGAGCAGCAGCAACAGGCACGCGAGACCGCGCAGAGAAGCGGTGTACTCGCCTTCTCCGATCAACTCAAGGATCTGCGAGACAGCACCTTGCCGGGAATGGACGCCAACCGCAGTCTGCAGACCGAGGTCGTCACCGGCGGCATTGGCGGTGGCGGCTCAGGCAACACCATCGCCCAGTCCGCCAGCTCCGGGTCCGGCGGCATCGGCAGCGGCCAGGTTCGGCGGCAGCAGGGCGGAACCGGCATCGGCGAGCGCCGCACCACCACCGTGGAGCGTCCCGCCGGCTTGGGCCCAGATCC encodes the following:
- a CDS encoding MotA/TolQ/ExbB proton channel family protein — translated: MDFFGTVLTFFKTGGAFMYPIAIIMVLGLAIAIERWLFLQRSHAENRRLWAKLQPLMSQRDFAAAEKVTAESDTAIGHVLSFGLSRAQNRGSRQDVESAMEESLMEVTPLLEKRTHYLATFANIATLLGLLGTIIGLIQGFTAVSNVNPAEKADALSASISVAMNTTAFGLMVAIPLLFLHTWLTTRTNELLDSLEMATVKFINSLTTTG
- a CDS encoding ExbD/TolR family protein produces the protein MIKRLHRSRRTEPAELQITAFMNLMVALVPFLLITAVFSQLAVLELNLPDPSSAASDEEPPPRSLTVVIRGGNLTVLDASGPIKAFPKTGGDYDLDALAELLLSIKQRLPSEQKITLLLEPDVAYDALIQVMDAVRVKPDESGEMFPLISIGDAPAEAVPEGGAS
- a CDS encoding ExbD/TolR family protein, with translation MSAGFGSSAKSRRLTRRTKKSRAQATLNIVSLMDIFTILVFFLLVNSAAVETLPNPKAMTLPESIAEERAEEVPVLMIARDRIVIQFGNNVRDVMSTEAATKATTSILAPLKSAIFEEIRLVPIEGDPQRRMTRGEINVMADKDAPYALLKKVMSTCTDAQFASISLAVIHRPSDKGKTAP
- a CDS encoding AgmX/PglI C-terminal domain-containing protein, translated to MSVYALNDLFWGYSEQSDRSFRRWVMILAIPFLVIGLVVPFLKLAGLERGGGQAGEARYAELIQEEPAPIAEQVEEPAPTEEEQAEEPAPEEPAPTPETPVEQEAPPEVQQPTAAEQQQQARETAQRSGVLAFSDQLKDLRDSTLPGMDANRSLQTEVVTGGIGGGGSGNTIAQSASSGSGGIGSGQVRRQQGGTGIGERRTTTVERPAGLGPDPTRIGQSGDARTPGRTLEEIQLVFDRNKGSLYTLYNRALRGNAGLRGVVNVKLTIAPNGRVSNCTVVSSELNDPELERKIVARIMLFDFGAKNVDEITIDYPITFQPL